TAGCGCCACGTCCACGAGCGCGACCGATAGCATCAATCTCATCAATAAAGATGATACAAGGGGCTTTTTCTCGGGCTTGGCGGAAGAGGTCACGAACCCTAGAGGCTCCTACTCCAACAAACATCTCGACAAAATCGGAGCCAGAGATACTAAAGAAAGGCACGCCAGCCTCGCCAGCAACGGCTTTAGCCAAAAGCGTTTTACCGGTACCCGGAGGGCCTACCAAAAGCACCCCTTTAGGAATTTTACCGCCTAGAGAAGTATACTTTTTGGGCTTTTTCAGGAAGTCTACCACCTCCATCACTTCTTCCTTGGCCTCATCTAGGCCAGCAACATCTTTAAAGCTAGCATTTACTTTACCGTCCTTATCGAACAAAGTAGCTTTAGAGCGGCCAATATTAAAGATTTGAGAGCCGGGGCCAGCACCACCACCACCTACACGGCGCATAATAAAGATCCAGATAATAATCAGGATGGCAAAAGGCAAAATCCAGCTCAGCAAGCCGCCGATATAATCGTAGCGGGTTTCATTTTTCTGGTTGATGCTAAAATCGGGATCATCCTGAGCAATCTTCTGCTCTAGATCATCTAATTTTTTGAGGAAATACTCCATATCGCCCACCGTATAGCTATAATTGGGGGCATCATTATTAAAAGAAGAGCGAGGCAACTTGCTATACTCCTCCTTTTTCAAGGCATCTTCCGTTAGATAAACCTCTGCTTGACTTTTATTGACGATGATAATTTTATCAACATCTTTTTGAGCGATAATCGTCTCTAACTCATTCCAACTTAGGTCCTTGGTTTTGGGGCTCACCCAAATCAAGTTCACACTAATGAGCAAGAGAGCAAGAAGGCCATAAATCCAATAATAATTGAACTTGGGGCCGTTGTTCTTATCTCCCTGTGGTTGGTTATTGGGATTGTTTTGCATAATAAAATATCAGAAAATGTATAATAATGGACCAATTGAAAAGATAGGCCCAAACTATGAGAAAGACAAGATTGCCTTTGTGTTGGTTTTTACTAAAGCCTAATCTAGATTGAATCTAGACTAAAGAGTTGGATACTCCTTACGGTTGGCATCACTCCAGAGGCCTTCTAAGTTGTAGAATTTTCTTTTTTCCTCATTAAAAACGTGAATCACCAGCGTAAAATAATCGAGTAGGCGCCAATGGCCACCTTGTTTGCCTTCTGTATGATTGGGGCGTTCGCCCAGCTGTTCCCAGAGGGTTTTCTCTATATTTTTGGCAATACCGTTGATATGGGTAGAGGAAGTACCATGACAAATCAGGAAAATGTTTGTGCTGGCCTCATCTACTCCAGAGAGGTCTAAAGAGACAATATTTACCGCTTTGCGGTCTTGCATAGCTTCTACAGCGACGGCCAATAGGTCCTGCAATTGAGGCATTTTTTCTTCTTTTTGCGAAAGCTCTTGTTTATTCAAATCGACTTATATTAAATTGTGGCCCCATTAAAAGACCAAAGAGAGTGAAAGGCCCTAAAGTTAGGGCTAAAAATCAAAAAAGCAGCTATGTTATGCCCAAGCAATCAGATAACAGTCTTTTTGTCGGAAAGGTTGCCATCCGTCATAAACGCCTAGATTCGACCAACCGCTATGCGCTTGACTTCTTGTCAAAAAGTTTACCAACGGAAGGAACTGCCATTATTGCAGATGAACAATGGGCGGGCCGCGGCCAAAAAGGCAACAACTGGTTATCGGAAGCAGGACAGAATATAGCTCTAAGCCTTATTTTACGGCCAAAGTTCCTGCTTGTTAAAGAACAATTCCTTTGGAACATGGCTATTTCCTTGGCGGTGCATGAGGTCCTGACAAATTGCCAGCTTCAACTGCCGCATTATATTAAGTGGCCCAATGATATTTATGTGGGCAACTTTAAGGTGGGCGGCATCCTCATAGAGAACCAACTGCGGGGCAGCTACCTTGATTGGTCTGTGGTGGGCATAGGCTTAAATGTCTTTCAAAAAGATTTCTCTCCTAAATTGCCCAATCCCAGCTCATTAGCCCTACTGACAGAAAAAAAATTGAACATTGATTCAATTCTTTCGCAACTATACGCAGCCATAGAACGTCTATACCTCAAACTGCGGCAAGGCCACGGCCAAGAACTTTGGTCCTTATATGAAAGCAAACTTTGGCGCTATAAGGAATGGTCCAAATTTAAGTGGCAGGAAAAGGAGCATGAAGGCCGAATTTGGGGCGTAGCCCCCAATGGCCAACTCAAAATTATAGACCGAAAAGGACAGCTGCATTTATTCAACTTTAAGGAAGTTCAATATATACTATAATTCCTTTTTTTCGGGCATACTGTTTGATGTTAAGAATTTTACAATACTGACGATGTTGTAAGTTAGAGGATTCAAGGGACGAGCTTGGATTCTCTTTTTTTGGTCCTATTGCAATATAGGAGGCTCATCTTTGCCCCCCTCCTTTACTTCCTCTATATCTGAAAAAGGAATATCTAAGGGTTTATTCTCTTTTTTTGACGGCAATAAGCGGCTGCTGCCAAAATCCCAAAGGGTTTTTAGGTATAAAAAGCCTAAAAATGGGCTGAAAGCGGCTAGGCCTAGTAAGCTTCCGCCTATTCCTAACCAAATATTTTTGGCATAGAGGCCTTTGATATAATTATACACTCTAAGCAGTAACTGCCGATTGATCAATAAGACCCCAACAGATAAGGCGGCAACAATCCACCAAACAAACTGCTTGAGGAAACCAATCACCACATAAATCAGTACCGAGACAACAATTAGGGCCAATAACAATTGTATAAAACGAGCCAAGGGGCTGCTCTTTTCTTTTTCTTCTAAGTTCAACATAGATCCGTATCTTTGGTCTGCTCTAAATATAGACACTTTTTAAAGGAGCTGCCTTATATTGGCCCCCTTTTTAGCCAGAGAAGGCGGCGAAGCCGCCGCAGAGGAGCGAAGCGACTGGCTGAGGGATGGATAGCAGTGGCCCGCAGGGCCAGACCAAAGCCGCCGAAGGCGGCTGCAGGGCCGAGCGAACCGCGAGCTGCGACACAGCCCGACCCGCCCAAAGGGCGGGGCAGCCCCAAAATAAAATGCTAAATAAGCCGCTAATTTTTAGCCTATTATGAATAAAGAGGATTATAAAAAGCTTTTGCCCACATTGCCTAGCGATCCGGGTGTTTACCGATTTATTGGGGCCGATGAGGAGATTTTGTACATTGGAAAAGCCAAAAATCTCAAGAAGCGGATTGCCTCCTATTTTACGAGCCGCAAGGATATGCGCCGTAAGACGAAGCGGATGGTCATGGCCGCAAAAAAGCTGAATTATACGCTGGTAGAGACGGAGCAGGATGCCCTTTTGCTAGAGGCTACGCTGATCAAAAAGCATCAGCCGCGCTATAATGTGGCCCTAAAACACAGCCGGCCCTACCCTTATATTTGCATCAAAAAAGAGCGTTTTCCGAGGATTATGATTAGCCGAAAAGTGGTGCAGGATGGCTCTAAATACTATGGCCCTTATGTCTCTAAAAAGCGGATGTACACGCTATTAGAGCTAATTAAAGAATTATTTCAACTGCGCAGTTGTGCCCTCAACTTATCGGAGGAAAGCATTGCGGCGGGCAAGCATAAAGTTTGCCTTGAGTACCATATCAAAAACTGCAAAGCGCCCTGTGTGGGTTTTGAATCGGAGGCCAATTATATGGACAAAATTGAGCAGGTCCAAAATATGCTGAAAGGCCAGTTGGGAGCGGTGCGCAAATACCTCAAATCAGAAATGGGGCGCTATGCCGAGCAGCTCAATTTTGAGCAGGCGCAGCGGACAAAAGTGCAGTTGGCTTTGCTTGAAAACTATCAGGGAAAATCGACGGTGGTCAATGCCAATATTCGTGATTTGGATGTCTTTACCCTAGCCCAAGATGAAAAAGGCGAGATGGCTTATATTAACTACCTCAAGGTGGTCGAGGGGGCAATTATTAACACCTTTATGCTGGAGCTCAAGCAGAATTTAGATACCGAAGCGGAGGATTTGCTGCTTTTTGGGATTCGAGAACTGCGAGAGAAATTCCAGAGTATTGCCCCTGAAATTGTTGTCCCCTTCGAGATTCAGTTGCCTTGGTCCGAGATCCAACTGACGGTCCCCAAAATTGGCGATAAGAAAAAACTGCTAGAGCTTTCTGAGAAAAATGCCAAGTATTTCATCCTCCAAAAGCAAAAACAAGCCTTGGCCAAGGCCAACAAAATGGGCAAAGCCGAGCA
This genomic interval from Saprospira grandis contains the following:
- the rsfS gene encoding ribosome silencing factor, which produces MNKQELSQKEEKMPQLQDLLAVAVEAMQDRKAVNIVSLDLSGVDEASTNIFLICHGTSSTHINGIAKNIEKTLWEQLGERPNHTEGKQGGHWRLLDYFTLVIHVFNEEKRKFYNLEGLWSDANRKEYPTL
- a CDS encoding biotin--[acetyl-CoA-carboxylase] ligase, whose translation is MPKQSDNSLFVGKVAIRHKRLDSTNRYALDFLSKSLPTEGTAIIADEQWAGRGQKGNNWLSEAGQNIALSLILRPKFLLVKEQFLWNMAISLAVHEVLTNCQLQLPHYIKWPNDIYVGNFKVGGILIENQLRGSYLDWSVVGIGLNVFQKDFSPKLPNPSSLALLTEKKLNIDSILSQLYAAIERLYLKLRQGHGQELWSLYESKLWRYKEWSKFKWQEKEHEGRIWGVAPNGQLKIIDRKGQLHLFNFKEVQYIL
- the uvrC gene encoding excinuclease ABC subunit UvrC, giving the protein MNKEDYKKLLPTLPSDPGVYRFIGADEEILYIGKAKNLKKRIASYFTSRKDMRRKTKRMVMAAKKLNYTLVETEQDALLLEATLIKKHQPRYNVALKHSRPYPYICIKKERFPRIMISRKVVQDGSKYYGPYVSKKRMYTLLELIKELFQLRSCALNLSEESIAAGKHKVCLEYHIKNCKAPCVGFESEANYMDKIEQVQNMLKGQLGAVRKYLKSEMGRYAEQLNFEQAQRTKVQLALLENYQGKSTVVNANIRDLDVFTLAQDEKGEMAYINYLKVVEGAIINTFMLELKQNLDTEAEDLLLFGIRELREKFQSIAPEIVVPFEIQLPWSEIQLTVPKIGDKKKLLELSEKNAKYFILQKQKQALAKANKMGKAEQLLEIMKKDLQIDDLPIHIECFDNSNLQGNQPVSAMVVFKNGRPAKKEYRHYHVKTVVGPDDFASMEEVVFRRYKRLLEEKKPLPQLIVIDGGKGQLSAAVKSLKALGIFERLAIIGIAKRLEEIFFPNDPVPLLLSKKSPTLKVIQQARDEAHRFAISFHRDVRSKQFLQNELRQIPGVGEKNQEKLLLALGSVKEVKKANLSQLEAIVGPNLAQKIRTYFDAKS